One Pseudomonas sp. MH9.2 DNA segment encodes these proteins:
- a CDS encoding coproporphyrinogen III oxidase, which produces MLDLFHTPSELNIRRDHGVLDPNCHADTQKFHGGIGSLDLLRALRGSRQKQRPLSLNVQLPSSLKPSVCSPRDIACERSSIEQYLQRLEHEIDLVGCHLGAEQRVEQFHLAGGTPAIADVQRLMRHLRNRFNFLDHDCGDYSIEVDLHHTDWATMGLLRDQGFNHVSIGVPDIGIDSEMSVACYQNPAPIQSLIDAARTFGYRSINVDLGYGHAWQTPESFALKLATIIALEPDRLQVFDYAQPPQRYRPVIGDNVGAPCSQDDKSAMRQICFEQLGAAGYHYIGLGQFVRPDDDLAIAQERGRLRRNCQGFTSHGYCDHVGFGIGAISQIDDLYAQNTDDLQHYQRQLDRGQLTTCRGWRCEAGDQVREMVMERLACDLELHIHAIETRYGLIFRQYFSSAWPLLEQLSRDGLIELSDRFICILPAGRPEVDAICNLFEKDLGDARH; this is translated from the coding sequence ATGCTCGATTTATTTCACACCCCCAGCGAGCTGAACATTCGGCGCGATCACGGCGTGCTCGACCCAAACTGTCATGCTGACACTCAAAAATTTCATGGCGGTATAGGCTCTCTGGATTTGCTTCGTGCATTGCGCGGCAGTCGTCAGAAACAACGCCCGCTGTCCCTGAACGTGCAGTTACCCTCCAGCCTGAAGCCTTCGGTGTGTTCCCCGCGCGATATCGCGTGTGAGCGCAGCAGTATCGAACAGTACCTTCAACGTCTGGAGCATGAGATCGATCTGGTCGGTTGCCACCTGGGTGCCGAGCAACGGGTCGAGCAGTTTCATCTGGCCGGCGGTACACCCGCGATTGCCGATGTGCAGCGGCTGATGAGACATCTGCGCAACAGGTTCAACTTTCTCGACCATGATTGCGGCGACTACAGCATTGAGGTGGATCTTCACCATACTGACTGGGCGACTATGGGTTTGCTGCGCGATCAGGGCTTCAATCACGTCAGTATCGGTGTTCCAGACATCGGTATTGACAGTGAAATGTCAGTTGCCTGTTATCAGAACCCGGCTCCGATCCAGTCGCTTATCGATGCCGCGCGCACCTTCGGCTATCGATCCATCAATGTTGATCTCGGTTATGGTCATGCATGGCAGACGCCCGAGAGCTTCGCGCTGAAGCTGGCGACCATTATCGCGCTGGAGCCGGACAGGCTCCAGGTGTTCGACTATGCCCAGCCGCCACAACGCTATCGGCCGGTGATCGGGGACAACGTCGGAGCGCCGTGCAGCCAGGACGATAAAAGTGCGATGCGCCAGATATGTTTTGAGCAACTGGGTGCTGCAGGCTACCACTACATCGGCTTGGGGCAATTTGTCAGGCCCGATGATGATCTGGCGATCGCTCAGGAAAGAGGCCGGTTACGCCGTAACTGTCAGGGCTTCACCAGCCACGGCTATTGCGATCACGTCGGCTTCGGGATAGGCGCCATCAGTCAGATTGATGATTTGTACGCGCAAAACACTGACGATCTGCAGCACTACCAGCGACAACTGGACCGGGGGCAGCTGACAACCTGTCGTGGCTGGCGCTGTGAGGCCGGTGATCAGGTTAGAGAAATGGTCATGGAGCGCCTGGCGTGTGACCTTGAGCTGCATATCCATGCCATCGAAACGCGTTATGGACTTATTTTTCGCCAGTACTTTTCATCCGCCTGGCCTTTGCTGGAGCAATTGAGTCGGGATGGGTTGATTGAGCTGTCAGACCGTTTTATTTGCATTCTTCCTGCCGGTCGGCCGGAAGTGGATGCCATCTGCAACCTGTTTGAAAAGGATTTGGGCGATGCAAGGCATTAA
- the hemN gene encoding oxygen-independent coproporphyrinogen III oxidase yields the protein MNSAFDFNRALVEKYDRPGPRYTSYPTAPQFHQAFAVDDYQRAARDSNQATVPKSLSVYIHIPFCKSLCYYCACNKIITQKTHRAVEYLTYLKREIVMQAALFDSTRKLTQLHLGGGTPTYLTDEQLADLMDCLHQAFDMDDSDDHEFSIEVDPRTISTEQIQSLRQLGFNRLSFGVQDFDPDVQAAVNRQQSEEQIYALVAAARQARFKSVSVDLIYGLPLQTVKSFDVTLGKIIALRPDRIAAYSYAHLPELVRAQRLIRPADMPPPERKLELLELTIRRLTEAGYVYIGMDHFALPEDELALARANGTLQRNFQGYSTHADCDLIGLGVSAIGKVGDSYSQSVKELSQYYARLDQGLLPVHRGYRLSADDMLRRELISDLMCHGRISFEKFETQHGIRFTEYFADALAQLDEHVSDGLLQIHEDVLVLLPRGHLMMRSAAMAFDAYLGGEQKGQFSRTV from the coding sequence ATGAATTCTGCGTTTGATTTCAATCGAGCCCTGGTCGAAAAGTATGACCGCCCAGGGCCGCGCTATACCTCTTATCCCACCGCGCCACAGTTTCATCAGGCGTTTGCCGTTGACGACTACCAGCGCGCTGCCCGGGACAGTAATCAGGCGACCGTTCCCAAGTCGCTGTCGGTGTATATCCACATTCCGTTCTGCAAAAGCCTTTGCTACTACTGTGCCTGCAACAAAATCATCACCCAGAAAACTCATCGCGCCGTCGAATACCTGACGTACCTCAAACGTGAAATTGTCATGCAGGCGGCCTTGTTCGACAGCACCCGCAAACTCACGCAACTGCACCTAGGCGGTGGCACGCCGACGTATTTGACCGACGAGCAGTTGGCTGACCTGATGGACTGCCTGCATCAAGCCTTTGATATGGATGACAGTGATGATCACGAGTTCTCCATTGAAGTCGACCCGCGCACCATCAGCACCGAGCAGATTCAATCGCTGCGCCAGTTGGGCTTCAATCGCCTGAGCTTCGGCGTGCAGGACTTCGACCCCGACGTGCAAGCTGCAGTTAATCGGCAGCAAAGCGAAGAACAGATTTATGCGCTGGTCGCGGCCGCTCGTCAGGCTCGATTCAAGTCGGTCAGTGTCGACCTGATTTACGGCCTGCCGTTGCAAACCGTAAAGAGTTTCGATGTCACCCTCGGCAAGATCATCGCACTGCGTCCGGACCGGATTGCCGCCTACAGCTATGCCCATCTACCGGAACTGGTGCGCGCGCAACGGCTGATTCGCCCAGCGGACATGCCGCCACCTGAGCGCAAGCTGGAATTGCTTGAACTGACCATCCGCCGTCTGACCGAGGCCGGTTATGTCTATATCGGCATGGATCATTTCGCCTTACCGGAAGATGAGCTGGCGTTAGCCCGCGCAAACGGCACCCTGCAACGCAATTTTCAGGGCTATTCAACCCATGCCGACTGCGATTTGATCGGCCTTGGCGTATCCGCTATCGGTAAGGTCGGTGACAGCTACAGCCAGAGTGTCAAGGAGCTTTCCCAGTACTACGCGCGTCTGGATCAGGGGTTGTTGCCGGTGCATCGAGGCTACAGGTTGAGCGCCGATGACATGCTGCGTCGCGAGCTGATCAGCGATCTGATGTGTCACGGCCGGATCAGTTTCGAAAAATTTGAAACGCAGCATGGCATACGCTTTACCGAGTACTTTGCCGATGCGCTGGCGCAACTGGACGAGCATGTTAGCGACGGGCTGCTGCAGATTCACGAGGATGTGTTGGTGCTATTGCCGCGAGGGCATTTGATGATGCGCAGTGCCGCTATGGCGTTTGATGCCTATCTCGGCGGCGAGCAAAAAGGGCAGTTTTCACGCACCGTTTGA
- a CDS encoding CbbQ/NirQ/NorQ/GpvN family protein, whose product MDRTHSFEHKAEPFYQPLDNEETLFEQAWRHGMPVLIKGPTGCGKTRFVQHMAHRLKLPLYTVACHDDLSAADLIGRHLIGAQGTWWQDGPLTRAVREGGICYLDEVVEARQDTVVVLHPLADDRRELFLERTGEILQSPPSFMLVVSYNPGYQNLLKGMKPSTRQRFVAMRFGYPPVADEERIVAREAQVDVALAAQVVRLGQALRRLDQHDLEEVASTRLLIFTARMIHSGMSPREACMACLAEPLSDDPLTVAALMDVVDVHFS is encoded by the coding sequence ATGGACCGTACGCATTCTTTCGAACACAAGGCCGAACCGTTCTACCAACCACTGGACAATGAAGAGACGCTGTTCGAGCAAGCCTGGCGACATGGCATGCCGGTCCTGATCAAAGGCCCCACGGGCTGCGGCAAGACCCGGTTTGTTCAGCACATGGCCCATCGGCTGAAACTGCCGCTGTACACCGTGGCGTGCCACGACGACCTGAGCGCTGCCGACCTGATCGGCCGTCATTTGATTGGTGCACAGGGCACCTGGTGGCAGGATGGGCCGCTGACCCGTGCGGTGCGTGAAGGCGGCATCTGTTACCTCGACGAAGTGGTCGAGGCGCGTCAGGACACGGTGGTGGTCTTGCATCCGCTGGCCGATGATCGTCGAGAGCTGTTCCTGGAGCGCACCGGGGAGATTCTGCAGTCGCCGCCGTCCTTCATGCTGGTGGTGTCTTACAACCCCGGTTACCAAAACCTGCTCAAAGGCATGAAACCCAGCACCCGACAGCGCTTCGTGGCGATGCGCTTCGGCTATCCGCCGGTGGCCGATGAAGAGCGCATTGTCGCCAGAGAGGCCCAGGTGGACGTCGCGCTGGCGGCGCAGGTGGTCAGGTTGGGACAGGCCCTGAGACGGCTGGATCAACATGACTTGGAAGAGGTCGCATCCACCCGGTTGCTAATTTTCACGGCAAGAATGATCCATTCCGGGATGAGCCCGCGTGAGGCGTGCATGGCCTGTCTGGCTGAACCGCTGAGCGATGATC